The Helianthus annuus cultivar XRQ/B chromosome 16, HanXRQr2.0-SUNRISE, whole genome shotgun sequence genome includes a window with the following:
- the LOC110920429 gene encoding uncharacterized protein LOC110920429, with translation MRNKRGQDPNLFCEFHKYTGHLTDDCFSLKQEIERALRDRRLTHLVKGGKRDNRQIQRREEGPDNKKLRKLETHMVQGGPRRPRKNYNKCTQDDSWHERQVVFPVVRGGPRERRPIVISGVVGHYQTDYIFIDPGSTADIIYEQCFNQFDQEDKARLEPVDYLLTGFCNEAVFPLGQISFLVLLSDGRNPRTEEVTFMVLPAHSRHNILL, from the coding sequence ATGCGAAACAAAAGGGGTCAAGACCCAAATCTTTTCTGTGAATTCCACAAATACACAGGTCACCTGACCGACGACTGTTTTAGCCTAAAGCAAGAGATAGAAAGAGCTCTAAGAGACAGAAGGCTCACCCATCTGGTAAAAGGGGGAAAGCGCGATAATCGCCAAATTCAGAGAAGGGAAGAAGGCCCAGACAACAAAAAGCTTCGAAAGTTAGAAACTCACATGGTCCAAGGGGGTCCGCGAAGACCACGAAAGAATTATAATAAGTGCACGCAAGACGATTCTTGGCACGAGAGACAAGTTGTTTTCCCCGTGGTAAGGGGAGGCCCAAGAGAAAGAAGACCCATAGTCATTTCTGGGGTGGTCGGTCATTACCAGACTGATTACATTTTCATCGACCCAGGGAGCACCGCAGATATCATCTATGAACAATGCTTTAACCAATTTGACCAAGAAGATAAAGCACGCTTGGAACCAGTAGATTACCTACTAACTGGTTTCTGTAATGAAGCCGTTTTTCCTCTCGGCCAGATATCGTTTCTGGTGCTGCTCTCGGATGGGAGGAACCCAAGAACAGAAGAAGTCACATTCATGGTGCTACCCGCGCATTCAAGACACAATATCCTTTTGTGA